The following are encoded in a window of Nibricoccus aquaticus genomic DNA:
- a CDS encoding MarR family winged helix-turn-helix transcriptional regulator: MPLLLLKDLPRYECLIDAAKTFPDLDPSACEAYLYLLRTGDEAFRITDENLSAHHISQGRFSVLMLLLNKSECCGAQPRTPAELAELCGVTRATMTGLIDTLERDGLVTREPDPVDRRMMSVKLTARGNERLGEVLPGHFRRMAALMSGLTESERKTLVSLLLKILDRASAIGSRPPFAPSESASPAA, from the coding sequence ATGCCGCTGCTCCTGCTCAAAGATCTCCCGCGCTACGAGTGTCTCATCGATGCGGCCAAGACCTTCCCCGACCTCGATCCTTCCGCCTGCGAAGCCTATCTCTATCTGCTGCGCACCGGCGACGAGGCCTTCCGCATCACCGACGAAAATCTCTCGGCCCACCACATCTCCCAAGGCCGCTTCTCGGTGCTCATGCTCCTCCTCAACAAATCCGAGTGCTGCGGCGCCCAGCCCCGCACCCCCGCCGAACTCGCCGAGCTTTGCGGCGTCACCCGCGCCACCATGACCGGCCTCATCGACACTTTGGAGCGCGATGGCCTCGTCACCCGCGAGCCCGACCCCGTCGACCGCCGCATGATGTCCGTCAAACTCACCGCCCGCGGCAACGAGCGCCTCGGCGAAGTTCTTCCCGGCCATTTTCGCCGCATGGCCGCTTTGATGTCCGGACTGACCGAGTCCGAACGTAAGACTCTCGTGTCGCTCCTGCTCAAGATCCTCGACCGCGCCTCTGCCATCGGCTCCCGCCCGCCCTTCGCTCCGTCCGAGTCCGCGTCACCGGCCGCTTGA
- a CDS encoding efflux RND transporter periplasmic adaptor subunit yields MIKKFIIALGGFVVLVLGLGAVKATQIKKAMSVAHVQPAASVTTYDAREIEWRSYIKAIGTLAPVEGVTLSADAAGQVVKIGVESGSTVKAGDLLVEIDASVETAQLAAAQARADLGKISLDRAQSLLGNNTVAKSEFDVADATYKQAMAEVTSIQATIDKKRIRAPFDGRVGIRLVNVGQYVSPGSPLLPLQKLDPIYVNFSVPQHQLASLSVGQKIVLTVDAAGAGSFEGAINAINSEVDAATRNVTVQATIGNPKEILRAGMFARVEVELPNAESVVVVPATAIAYASYGNSVFIVEKIKGPDGVEFLGVRQQPITIGTARGDLVSIVSGVKAGEQVVTAGVFKLRNGVPVQVNNAVQPSSNPAPKPSNT; encoded by the coding sequence ATGATTAAGAAATTCATTATCGCTCTCGGCGGATTCGTCGTGCTCGTGCTCGGCCTCGGCGCGGTCAAAGCCACCCAAATCAAGAAAGCGATGTCTGTCGCTCACGTGCAGCCCGCCGCCTCGGTCACGACTTACGACGCCCGCGAGATCGAATGGCGCTCCTACATCAAGGCCATCGGCACGCTCGCCCCCGTTGAAGGCGTCACCCTCAGCGCCGACGCCGCCGGTCAGGTCGTCAAGATCGGTGTCGAAAGCGGCAGCACCGTCAAAGCCGGCGACCTCCTCGTCGAAATCGACGCCAGTGTCGAAACCGCCCAGCTCGCCGCCGCCCAGGCCCGCGCCGATCTCGGCAAAATCAGCCTCGACCGCGCCCAAAGCCTCCTCGGTAACAACACCGTCGCAAAATCCGAGTTCGACGTCGCCGACGCCACTTACAAGCAGGCCATGGCTGAGGTCACCTCCATCCAGGCTACCATCGACAAGAAACGCATCCGCGCTCCCTTCGATGGCCGCGTCGGCATCCGCCTCGTGAACGTCGGCCAGTACGTTTCCCCCGGCAGCCCGCTCCTCCCGCTCCAGAAACTCGATCCCATCTACGTCAACTTCAGCGTCCCGCAGCACCAGCTCGCCTCGCTCTCCGTCGGCCAGAAAATCGTCCTCACCGTCGATGCCGCCGGCGCCGGTTCCTTCGAAGGTGCGATCAACGCCATCAACTCCGAAGTCGATGCCGCCACTCGCAACGTCACCGTCCAGGCCACCATCGGCAACCCGAAGGAAATCCTCCGCGCCGGTATGTTCGCCCGCGTCGAAGTCGAGCTCCCTAACGCTGAGTCTGTCGTCGTCGTTCCCGCCACTGCGATCGCCTACGCCTCCTACGGCAACTCCGTCTTCATCGTGGAGAAAATCAAAGGCCCCGATGGCGTCGAATTCCTCGGTGTTCGCCAGCAGCCCATCACCATCGGCACCGCCCGCGGCGATCTCGTCTCCATCGTCAGCGGCGTCAAAGCAGGTGAACAGGTCGTCACCGCCGGCGTCTTCAAACTCCGCAACGGCGTCCCCGTGCAGGTCAACAATGCCGTGCAGCCGTCGAGCAATCCCGCTCCGAAGCCCTCCAACACCTGA